The Zingiber officinale cultivar Zhangliang chromosome 9A, Zo_v1.1, whole genome shotgun sequence genome window below encodes:
- the LOC122021877 gene encoding 50S ribosomal protein L18, chloroplastic-like, which yields MLLSSSPAAAAALSFPAMAGRSTFLGGQLLFFQPNKNPFTSTLPATAISIVAKATTRRENRTARHERIRKKVNGTPERPRMCIYRSNKHLYVQVIDDSKMHTLASASTMQKPISEEHDYSSGPTLEVAKKVGEAIAKACLEKGIAKVAFDRGGYPYHGRIEALANAAREHGLEF from the exons atgcTTCTGTCCTCTTCACCAGCGGCAGCTGCCGCTCTCAGTTTTCCGGCAATGGCGGGAAGAAGCACCTTCCTCGGCGGGCAGCTTCTCTTCTTCCAACCGAACAAGAATCCCTTCACTAGTACCCTTCCCGCGACTGCCATTTCTATCGTAGCCAAGGCCACCACCCGGAGAGAGAACCGTACTGCTCGACATGAACGCATCCGCAAGAAG GTGAATGGTACCCCGGAGAGACCAAGAATGTGTATTTACCGCTCGAACAAACATTTATACGTCCAAGTCATCGACGATTCCAAGATGCACACTCTAGCTTCGGCTTCTACAATGCAGAAACCTATTTCAGAAGAGCATGATTACTCTTCTGGTCCAACTCTC GAAGTGGCAAAGAAGGTGGGCGAAGCCATCGCAAAGGCTTGCTTGGAGAAGGGAATCGCCAAGGTGGCTTTCGATCGCGGTGGCTATCCTTATCATGGGCGCATTGAAGCTTTGGCTAATGCCGCAAGGGAACACGGTCTCGAGTTCTAA